A section of the Oryzias melastigma strain HK-1 linkage group LG2, ASM292280v2, whole genome shotgun sequence genome encodes:
- the LOC112156761 gene encoding gastrula zinc finger protein XlCGF57.1, whose protein sequence is MSSELQEDSDREQLSAAEGTIVQNEEELCGQRGLMDSSWNPQLQLHVVVLPQHVTKEEDLFCQQRSFGEKQRERDPPQIEVQQKGQGPPEIKEEQENQEPLEIKEEQEEHESLEIKEEQESLEIKEEQVEQEPLEIKEEQEEQESLQTKEEQEDQEPPQIKEELDELCISQEEEQFDLKQENETLMAIPTYEENEHSDADLNNQENFNIFDSQDEEGNQHEESTSTTDEETEPQNRDQRKRKDRSHVPHMSESQCGSDVGKNVNKAILVKKHKQTPNEKKLSSINSGESSTTIGNLFLYSKTDFDARPYFCPECGKSFSYWSRFRIHIRTHTGEKPFSCKECDKSFSDATHLKLHMRTHTGEKPFSCKECNFSCSSGSNLKAHMRTHTGEKPYYCKECDKSFTQLYSVKLHMRTHTGEKPFSCKECGKSFSGIFNLKRHIRTHTGEKPFSCTECEKRFINASHLKTHMRTHTGEKPFSCTECEKSFRCDSNLKTHMRTHTGEKPFTCRECGASFKDVSHIKRHMRTHTGEKPFTCKECEKSFRCGSHLKTHMRTHTGERPFSCTECEKSYSCESHLKTHVRTHTGEKPFSCKECGTSYNRVSSLKRHMKTHKGKK, encoded by the coding sequence tcctcccccagcatGTAACTAAAGAGGAAGATCTCTTCTGCCAGCAGAGGAGCTTTGGAGAGAAACAGAGGGAACGAGACCCTCCTCAGATTGAAGTGCAACAGAAGGGACAAGGACCTCCAgagattaaagaggagcaagAGAACCAAGAACCTTTAgagattaaagaggagcaggaggaacacGAATCTTTagagattaaagaggaacaagaaTCTTTAgagattaaagaggagcaggTGGAACAAGAACCTTTAGAGATAAAAGAGGAGCAAGAGGAACAAGAATCTCTACAGACCAAAGAAGAGCAGGAGGATCAGGAGCCTCCTCAGATAAAAGAGGAGCTAGATGAgctctgcatcagtcaggagGAAGAGCAgtttgatctgaagcaggagaatGAAACCTTGATGGCGATTCCTACTTATGAGGAAAATGAGCACAGTGATGCAGATCTAAACAATCAAGagaattttaatatatttgatagtcaggatgaagaagggaaccaacatgaagaatcaacatcaactacagatgaagagacagagccacagaacagagatcagaggaaaagaaaagacagaagtcatgtccctcacatgtcagaaagtcAGTGCGGCTCTGATGTTGGAAAAAACGTCAATAAGGCAATTTTGgttaagaaacacaaacaaactccaaatgaaaaaaagctgtcATCTATAAACTCTGGTGAAAGCTCGACAACAATTGGCAATCTATTTCTCTACTCGAAAACTGATTTTGATGCCAGACCTTATTTCTGTCCagaatgtggtaaaagttttaGTTACTGGTCTCGGTTCAGAATTCACAttagaactcacacaggagagaagcctttttcttgtaaagaatgtgataaaagttttagtgatGCTACTCATCTCAAattacacatgagaactcatacaggagagaagcctttctcTTGTAAAGAATGCAATTTTAGTTGTAGTAGTGGATCTAATCTCAAAGCACACATGAGAACACACACAGGAGAAAAACCCTATtactgtaaagaatgtgacaaaagttttactCAATTATATAGTGTCAAattacacatgagaactcacacaggagagaagcctttttcttgtaaagaatgtggtaaaagttttaGTGGAATATttaatctcaaaagacacatcagaactcatacaggagaaaagcccttttcttgtacggaatgtgaaaaaagatttattaatgcatctcatctcaaaacacacatgagaactcacacaggagaaaagcctttttcttgtacagaatgtgaaaaaagtttcaGATGTGATTctaatctcaaaacacacatgagaactcacacaggagaaaagccgtTCACTTGTAGAGAATGTGGTGCAAGTTTTAAGGATGTATCTCAtatcaaaagacacatgagaactcatacaggagagaaaccctttacttgtaaagaatgtgaaaaaagtttcagatgtggatctcatctcaaaacacacatgagaactcacacaggagaaaggCCCTTTTCTTGTacagaatgtgaaaaaagttacagttgtgaatctcatctcaaaacacacGTCAGAACTCACActggagaaaagcctttttcttgtaaagaatgtggtaCAAGCTATAATCGTGTATCTAGTCTTAAAAGACACATGAAAACCCACAAAGGAAAGAAGTAG